CCCCGATCCTCGTCGGCTGGGAGGGTCCGGGCTACGACCCCGACTACATCTCGGTCAGCAAGGCAGAGAACGAGGGCTACGACTTCTACGCCTATACCCGCAACGGCAACCCGGCGCTCCTGCAACTGCCCATCGAACCCGGCGAGTACGAGATCCGCTACATCGCCGCCAGCGACGGCAAGGTCGCCCTGACGCGCAAGACCATCACCCTGACCCCCATCGAAGCCACCATCGAGGCGGCAGAGACCGCCCCGCGCGGCGGCCGCCTTGGCGTGACGTGGGAGGGCCCGGACTACAAGGGCGACTTCATCTCCATCGCGGTCGCGGGCGACCCGGACAACAAATACGCGGCCTATACCTACACCTCGGAGGACAGCCCGCTTCAGGTCAAGCTCCCCGATCTGCCCGGCAACTACGAAGTCCGCTACGTGACCGGTCAGGACAAGAAGGTCCTCGCCAGACAGGCCGTTACCATCGAATGACCCCAAACGGGCCGCCCCCGCACCGGGCGGCCCCATTCACGACAGAGGCAGACAAAACGGCGCGACCAGCCCTTCTTCTGTCCAAAAATATCCTGGGGGAGCGCGCGCAGCGCGCGGGGGCAAAGCCCCCCGGTCGCCTGCCGCAAGGCAGGCGACACACCCGTCAGCGATAAAGCAGCGACCGCCCTTCGTGGAACAGGTGCACCTTCTCGGGCTCTGCCGACAAAGACACCTCGCGCCCGCGCATGTCGCGGTGGATGCCCGGCAGCTTGCCGATCACCGGATCCTGCCCCTCGGGCTTCTCGAAATAGAGCAGCGTCACCTCTCCCAGCGCCTCGGTGATCTCCACCCGCCCGGTAAAGGCCGCCTGCCCCGGTTCGGCGGTCACGAAATCCTCGGGCCGGATGCCGACGTTGACCGCCAGCCCCCTGTCGGCCTCGGTCGTGGGGTACATCGAGACCGCCGTGCCACCGCCCTCCAGCGCCACGGTGGTCTGCGCGCCGGTCCCGGTGATCTTGCCCGGCAGCAGGTTCATCGACGGAGAGCCGATGAAGCGCGCCACGAACTCGCTATTGGGGGTCTCGTAAAGCTCCAGCGGCGCACCGACCTGCGCGATACCCTTGTTGGCCAGTACCACGATGCGCGAGGCCAGCGTCATCGCCTCGACCTGATCGTGGGTGACGTAAATCATCGTGCGGTCGGGCATCTGCTCTTTCAGTTGCGCGATCTCGATGCGCGTGGCCACCCGCAACGCCGCGTCAAGGTTCGACAAGGGTTCGTCGAAGAGGAAGACCTTCGGCTCCCGCACGATGGAGCGCCCAATGGCGACCCGCTGCCGCTGCCCGCCGGACAGCGCCTTGGGCAGGCGGTCAAGGTAGGGCTCCAGCTGCAGCATCTTCGCCGCGCGCGCGACCGAGTCCTCGATCTCTGACGCGGGCTTCTTCGCCAGCTTCAGCGCAAAGGCCATGTTCTCGCGCACCGTCATATGCGGGTAAAGCGCGTAGCTCTGGAAGACCATGGCGATGCCGCGCTGCGCGGGCGGCACGTCATTGACCACCTGCCCGTCGATCTCCAGCGTGCCGCCGGTGATCTTCTCCAGCCCCGCGATCATCCGCAGAAGCGTCGACTTCCCGCAGCCCGAAGGCCCGACGAAGACGATCAGCTCGCCCTGCCGGATGTCGAGGTTGATATCGTTCAGGACGTTGACCGTCCCGCCATAGGTCTTCTCGACATCCGTCAGTTTCAGATTGGCCATAAGTCCTCCCCCCTTTGACCGCGGTTAACCCGCCCTCAATGCCAGCGCGGGCTGCCACGGCCCCAGATGCAGCCGCCCGTCCGGTGCCGGGGCCGCGCTGCCCAGTTCCTGCCCGATCTGGTGCCAGTCCCCCGCCGGCATCTCGATTGTCGCCGGGTCGGGGCTGAGGTTGATCGCGATAAAGATCTCCTCGCCGCCGCCGGACCGCGTGAAATGCACCACCTCGCCGGTGTTCGAGACGCCGCTGTGCTCGCCGCCAATCAGCGACGGGTGCGCGTGCCGGAAATGGATCGCCTTGCGGTAATGGTGCAGCAGGGCGCCCGGCTCTTCCTCCTGCACGGCGACGGCGCGGTTCAGGTGCTCATGGCTGACCGGCAGCCACGGGTGGCCGCTGGTGAAGCCGCCGTTCTGGTTCGACTGCTCCCAGACCATCGGCGTGCGGCAGCCGTCGCGGCCCTTGAACTCGGGCCAGAACTCGATGCCGTAGGGGTCCTGCAGATCCTCGAAGGCGACATCGGCCTCGGGCAGGCCCAGCTCTTCGCCCTGATACAGGCAGGCAGACCCGCGCAGGGTCAGGATCAGCGTGGCATAGGCGCGCTGCGCTGCAGGCGTCAGGTCCCAGCGCGTCACATGACGCGGCACGTCGTGGTTGGAAAAGGCCCAGCAGGCCCAGCCGTCCGAGGCGACCGCGTCCACATGCTTCATCACGTCCGCCACGCGGGCGGCGGTCAACTGATCCTTGGCGAGAAATTCGAAGGCGTAGCACATATGCGCCTTGTCATTGCCCGAGGTGTACTCGCCCATGATCTCCAGCCCGCGCTGCGCGTCTCCCACCTCTCCGACGCAGGTGGTGCCGGGATATTCGTCCAGCAGCGCGCGGAACCGCTTGAGAAACTCGAGGTTCTCGGGCTGGTTCTTGGAATAGAGGTGCTCCTGATGGTTATAGGGGTTCACCGAGGGCGCGATATTGGCGTTGCGCTTCTCGGGCGGCAGCGCAGGATTGCTGCGCAACTCCTTGTCGTGGATGTAGAAGTTGATCGTATCCAGCCGGAAGCCATCCACGCCGCGATCCAGCCAGAAGCGGGTGACATCCAGAAGCGCATCCTGCACCTCGGGGCAGTGGAAGTTCAGGTCCGGCTGCTCGACGAGGAAGTTGTG
This region of Ponticoccus alexandrii genomic DNA includes:
- a CDS encoding ABC transporter ATP-binding protein produces the protein MANLKLTDVEKTYGGTVNVLNDINLDIRQGELIVFVGPSGCGKSTLLRMIAGLEKITGGTLEIDGQVVNDVPPAQRGIAMVFQSYALYPHMTVRENMAFALKLAKKPASEIEDSVARAAKMLQLEPYLDRLPKALSGGQRQRVAIGRSIVREPKVFLFDEPLSNLDAALRVATRIEIAQLKEQMPDRTMIYVTHDQVEAMTLASRIVVLANKGIAQVGAPLELYETPNSEFVARFIGSPSMNLLPGKITGTGAQTTVALEGGGTAVSMYPTTEADRGLAVNVGIRPEDFVTAEPGQAAFTGRVEITEALGEVTLLYFEKPEGQDPVIGKLPGIHRDMRGREVSLSAEPEKVHLFHEGRSLLYR
- a CDS encoding alpha-glucosidase, whose protein sequence is MSSKDKDWWRGAVIYQIYPRSFQDSNGDGIGDLNGITARLPHVASLGVDAIWISPFFTSPMKDFGYDVSDYCDVDPMFGSLSDFDALVEMAHTLGLKVMIDLVLSHTSAQHPWFMESRASRDNPRADWYVWSDPQPDGTPPNNWLSIFGGPAWQWDARREQYYLHNFLVEQPDLNFHCPEVQDALLDVTRFWLDRGVDGFRLDTINFYIHDKELRSNPALPPEKRNANIAPSVNPYNHQEHLYSKNQPENLEFLKRFRALLDEYPGTTCVGEVGDAQRGLEIMGEYTSGNDKAHMCYAFEFLAKDQLTAARVADVMKHVDAVASDGWACWAFSNHDVPRHVTRWDLTPAAQRAYATLILTLRGSACLYQGEELGLPEADVAFEDLQDPYGIEFWPEFKGRDGCRTPMVWEQSNQNGGFTSGHPWLPVSHEHLNRAVAVQEEEPGALLHHYRKAIHFRHAHPSLIGGEHSGVSNTGEVVHFTRSGGGEEIFIAINLSPDPATIEMPAGDWHQIGQELGSAAPAPDGRLHLGPWQPALALRAG